Proteins found in one Perca fluviatilis chromosome 9, GENO_Pfluv_1.0, whole genome shotgun sequence genomic segment:
- the LOC120565454 gene encoding macrophage mannose receptor 1-like — MVKMQWSLFVFIVMGQCSSIGGHLYNYHFIQKNKTWKKAQQYCKENHTDLATVSNQTDMKRLLNSTTAQYEGGAWIGLQNNKPNTVWRWSQPGVEFNETESKWSTGQPDHKGCVDKNRQENCVMMNYGTWDDISCSNTFKFICYDVQNKSGKTFNIINSEKTWLDAQSYCREHYTDLISGVKQLEDFKTQNLIDVGKTFWIGLFRDCWSWSDGSSFSFRSWDKNEPKDDDPKKSCAMTTSDGKWSSDECDKTKPFFCYNDSVILINQSMTWEEALYYCRDHHGDLVSITNLDDQRWVQERAKMASTPHVWMGLRYTCTLDLWFWVSDEMVCYKNWGPGQPGNNCSMSGAMAREGTWVKMINDNQLNFICSK, encoded by the exons AT GGTGAAGATGCAGTGGAGTCTGTTTGTGTTCATTGTGATGG GTCAGTGTTCCTCCATTGGGGGTCACCTGTATAACTACCACTTCATTCAGAAGAATAAGACTTGGAAAAAAGCCCAGCAGTATTGCAAAGAGAACCACACTGACCTGGCCACAGTGTCTAACCAGACAGACATGAAGAGACTCCTTAACTCCACGACTGCACAGTATGAAGGCGGAGCCTGGATTGGGCTGCAAAACAACAAACCAAACACCGTGTGGCGCTGGTCTCAGCCAGGGGTGGAGTTCAACGAGACTGAGAGTAAATGGTCTACAGGACAGCCGGATCATAAAGGCTGTGTTGATAAAAACCGTCAGGAGAACTGTGTGATGATGAATTATGGCACATGGGATGACATCTCTTGTTCTAACACCTTTAAATTTATCTGCTATGACG TACAGAATAAATCCGGGAAAACATTTAATATCATTAACTCTGAGAAGACCTGGCTAGACGCTCAGAGCTACTGCAGAGAACATTACACTGACCTGATCAGTGGAGTCAAACAGCTAGAAGACTTCAAGACACAGAACCTGATTGATGTAGGAAAAACTTTCTGGATCGGCCTGTTCAGAGACTGCTGGAGTTGGTCAGATGGGAGCAGTTTCTCTTTCAGATCCTGGGATAAAAATGAACCTAAGGATGATGACCCTAAGAAGTCATGTGCTATGACTACGTCAGATGGAAAATGGAGCTCCGATGAGTGTGATAAAACCAAACCCTTCTTCTGCTACAACG ATTCAGTGATCCTGATCAACCAGAGCATGACCTGGGAGGAAGCGTTATACTACTGCAGAGATCACCATGGCGACCTTGTCTCCATCACCAACCTGGACGATCAGCGCTGGGTCCAGGAGAGAGCCAAGATGGCCTCCACTCCCCATGTGTGGATGGGACTGCGCTACACCTGCACTCTGGACTTGTGGTTCTGGGTCAGCGACGAGATGGTCTGCTACAAGAACTGGGGCCCTGGCCAGCCTGGGAACAACTGCAGCATGTCTGGAGCCATGGCCCGAGAGGGAACTTGGGTCAAAATGATCAACGACAACCAGCTTAACTTCATCTGTTCCAAGTAA